In a genomic window of Allomeiothermus silvanus DSM 9946:
- a CDS encoding alpha/beta fold hydrolase — protein MPQERPIEGFFSRGSAQIYYQSYGQGVPVVFLHGFGLDSRMWEPQLEPFAQAFRVIRYDLRGYGRSSLPAEPYAQTDDLLWLLRYLDAIPAHLVGLSMGGQFALRFALTYPQAVRSLVLAGSALDGYRWSVQWQERWQGILSVARAGDLEEAKRRWLSHPLFAPALEQPLVAASLATQINGYSGWHWINRDPDQPPNPPVLDRLEQVVQPALVVVGERDLADFQTIAHTLASRLPHSRKVVIPKAGHMVNLEAPDRFNQEVLEFLSRG, from the coding sequence ATGCCGCAAGAACGCCCGATAGAGGGTTTTTTCAGCCGAGGGTCGGCCCAGATTTACTACCAAAGCTACGGCCAGGGGGTTCCGGTGGTCTTTCTGCATGGCTTCGGACTCGACAGCCGGATGTGGGAGCCGCAGCTCGAGCCGTTTGCCCAAGCCTTCCGGGTTATCCGCTATGATCTGCGCGGCTATGGCCGTTCTTCCTTGCCAGCAGAGCCTTACGCGCAGACCGATGACTTACTCTGGCTGTTGCGCTATCTGGATGCCATACCCGCTCATCTGGTAGGCCTTTCGATGGGAGGTCAGTTCGCCTTGCGGTTCGCCCTCACCTACCCCCAAGCGGTCCGCTCGCTGGTGCTAGCGGGCAGCGCCCTCGATGGTTACCGCTGGTCGGTGCAGTGGCAGGAGCGCTGGCAGGGAATCCTCAGCGTAGCCCGTGCGGGAGACCTCGAAGAGGCCAAGCGGCGCTGGCTATCCCACCCCCTTTTTGCCCCAGCCCTCGAGCAACCTCTTGTTGCCGCTAGCTTGGCTACCCAGATTAACGGATATTCCGGCTGGCACTGGATCAACCGGGACCCAGACCAACCTCCTAATCCGCCTGTCCTGGATCGGCTCGAGCAGGTTGTTCAGCCCGCTTTGGTAGTGGTCGGCGAGCGCGACCTGGCGGACTTTCAAACCATCGCCCACACCCTAGCAAGCAGGCTGCCCCACTCCCGCAAGGTGGTGATCCCGAAAGCCGGTCATATGGTCAATCTGGAGGCTCCCGATCGCTTCAATCAGGAGGTTCTGGAGTTTTTGAGTCGAGGGTAG
- a CDS encoding IS701-like element ISMesi2 family transposase, whose protein sequence is MLSQASPKGVMPMNPPKCDDLDYIHFLIAAQRVFTCTEAARCSPKEKSPPAHDAFTRLLQRQPPDTAALWQEAKAFVKLREGLLILDDTTLDKPYARDMDLVSYHWSGKHQRVVRGIALMTLLWTEGQALIPCDFRVYDKPQDGKSKNDHFQTMLQKAKERGFQPEYVLMDSWYASLENLKAIVSFGWRFLTRLKGNRLVNPEGKGNVPIREVEIPGEGRVVHLRGFGFVRVFRTLSKDGEAEYWATNHLGMSEEKRAELERQGWGIEVYHRGLKQCCGVERAQVRKAVSILRHLLLALRAFLRLEVYRLRRGVSWYEAKASIVREAIRSYLAHPLHILQPTA, encoded by the coding sequence GTGCTTAGCCAAGCTTCTCCAAAGGGGGTGATGCCCATGAACCCACCGAAGTGCGATGACCTGGACTACATCCACTTTCTCATCGCCGCTCAGCGGGTCTTCACCTGTACCGAGGCCGCTCGCTGTAGTCCAAAGGAGAAGAGCCCTCCCGCCCATGATGCCTTTACCCGCCTGCTGCAAAGACAGCCGCCCGACACGGCGGCGCTGTGGCAGGAGGCCAAGGCCTTCGTGAAGCTCAGGGAGGGGCTGCTGATCCTGGACGACACCACCCTGGATAAGCCCTACGCTCGGGACATGGATCTGGTGAGTTACCACTGGAGCGGCAAACACCAAAGGGTGGTTAGGGGCATCGCCCTCATGACCCTGCTGTGGACGGAGGGGCAGGCCCTGATCCCCTGCGACTTTCGGGTCTACGACAAGCCCCAGGATGGGAAGAGCAAAAACGACCACTTTCAGACCATGCTCCAGAAAGCGAAGGAGCGGGGGTTTCAGCCGGAATATGTCCTGATGGACAGCTGGTATGCCAGCTTGGAGAACCTCAAGGCCATAGTCAGCTTTGGCTGGCGGTTTCTGACGCGGCTGAAGGGCAACCGCCTGGTCAACCCGGAGGGGAAGGGAAATGTACCCATCCGTGAGGTGGAAATCCCTGGGGAGGGGAGGGTGGTTCATCTTCGGGGTTTTGGGTTCGTGAGGGTGTTCCGAACGCTCTCCAAGGACGGGGAGGCGGAGTACTGGGCCACGAACCATCTGGGGATGAGCGAAGAGAAGCGGGCGGAGTTAGAGCGGCAAGGATGGGGGATCGAAGTGTACCATCGGGGGCTCAAGCAGTGCTGTGGGGTGGAGCGGGCCCAGGTGAGGAAGGCGGTCTCCATCCTGCGGCACCTCCTCCTGGCTTTGCGGGCCTTCCTCCGGCTGGAGGTCTACCGGCTGCGCAGGGGGGTGAGCTGGTACGAGGCCAAGGCGTCCATTGTTCGCGAGGCAATACGAAGTTATCTCGCCCATCCCCTCCACATCCTTCAGCCAACTGCGTAA